The sequence CAGCGCCCAGCCCGCCTGTCCCGCCGGCACGCTGTACGGTGCGCGATCGAAAGGCGCCGGGCGGCCGGATGCGGGCGACTCGGGTGCGCTGACCTTCGGCTCGACCGGCGCGGCGGGCGTGCGCGATGCCGGCAACGTGTCGCCGATCGAGGCCAGGCCGCCGGCTTCGGCCACGCGACGCGCGGGCTCAGCGCTTCCCGCAGCGGCAAGGCTGTCCGGCATGCTGCCGCCCACCGTCCCGGGCGACGTGACCGAATCGCGAGCGGCCGGTTGCGGCTCCTCGCGCGTCACCACGGGCTCGAAGTAGCCGCCGGGCGGCACGCGGATGTGCGTGGTCCAATACCACGAGATGGCCACCAGCGCCAGGCCGAACACGGCGGCGGCGGCCCAGAACATGCGGGGCGTCCCCCGCGGCGGCTCCAGTTCGGCGCCGAGGTCGACTTCGGGACGCAGGGCCTCCACCGGCATCGGCGGCGGCGTCACCGGGGGCGACGTGCGGGGCGCTGCGGGCGGCGACGGCGGCGGCGGCGCCGGCTGCGAAACCGGCGGCGAAACCGGCGCGACCCGCACCGGCTCCGGACCGCCGGCCTTGACCGTGGCTTCGGCAGGCTCGGCGACGGTCGGCTTCACGCGGATCGGATCGGCGAGCGGCGGCTCCGGGGACGGCGGCGCAGCCGCCGGCATCGCCGCCGCGGCTTCGCCGTAGGCCACGAGGCCCGTCAGCGGCACACCCTCGGCGGCGAACGGCCCGAACACCGGACCGAGTTGCGCTTCGCCGCGCGCCGAACGGTCCCAGCAGAACAGGCGGCGGTCCGCGCGACGCGCCCAGGGCAGTGCCGCCGGCCCGACGGCCGCCACCACGAGAATGTCGTCGGCCTGGTGGCGCAGGCGTCCGAGCAGCGAGACGATCTCATCGGTGGTCACGTCGGTCGGCACGAACGAGCCCACGCCCAGCAGGAGTCCGCGCGCACCCCGGAACGGCAGGTCGACCCCGGCGGCCAGCACCGAAGCGCCGAAGCGCGCCACGTCGATCCAGCCCTCGGTCTCTTCGCGCTCGCTCCAGATGGT comes from bacterium and encodes:
- a CDS encoding SPOR domain-containing protein gives rise to the protein MADRQYIAGLPLFVADVAALPEKFESGTSFWKALDKLTPGDRLAGQLDHLLGGASSPRVWLLLHEPGQPQLSAVAALMLARALNARGQNVLVLDADEAGAALTIWSEREETEGWIDVARFGASVLAAGVDLPFRGARGLLLGVGSFVPTDVTTDEIVSLLGRLRHQADDILVVAAVGPAALPWARRADRRLFCWDRSARGEAQLGPVFGPFAAEGVPLTGLVAYGEAAAAMPAAAPPSPEPPLADPIRVKPTVAEPAEATVKAGGPEPVRVAPVSPPVSQPAPPPPSPPAAPRTSPPVTPPPMPVEALRPEVDLGAELEPPRGTPRMFWAAAAVFGLALVAISWYWTTHIRVPPGGYFEPVVTREEPQPAARDSVTSPGTVGGSMPDSLAAAGSAEPARRVAEAGGLASIGDTLPASRTPAAPVEPKVSAPESPASGRPAPFDRAPYSVPAGQAGWALHVYSLADSASAAAQVAELERSGLRTAVRIVEIREKGGRWWRVYVGSFPTRSAANAALPALLDRLQATWAEPARIQDSTP